The Chitinophaga pinensis DSM 2588 region GTCTGCGTAAGATCCCTTCCAGGTGCATCAGGCAACTCACATCATTTCCGGTGATATATTCAGCGCCATTATTGACGTGATCCGTAATACGGTCTTTCCCCATCTTCACCGAAACGGCTTCTTCAAACACACAGAAGGTACCGCCAAACCCGCAGCACTCGTCCTTACGTTTGAGCTCGACCAGTTCCAGTCCTTCTACCATCTGCAATAACTGCTGTGGTTTGGAAAAAGGCTCCGCCACGAGCTCACTCATCTGGGAGAGTCCTAAACCACGTTGTCCGTGACAACTCTGGTGAATGCCTACCTTATGAGGGAATCTGGCCTGCAGCCTTTCCACCTTGAGTACATCCGTCAGGAATTCGGCCAGTTCGTAAATGCGCTGGCGGATATGCGTGGCTTGGTCTTCCCGTTCAGGTACATGCAGATGATCTTTGATATGCAGTACGCAGCTACCGGAAGGACCAACGATGTAGTCAAAATCCTGGAAATGGTCTACGAAAAGTGTATTACAACCGGAAGTGAGGTGTTCGAATCCGGAATTGGCCATGGGTTGACCACAGCAGGTTTGTCCCTGCGGGTATACCACTTCACAACCCAGTTTCTCCAGTAGCGATAACGTGGCGATACCTACCTGTGGATAAAACTGGTCGATGTAACATGGTATGAATAGTCCTACTTTCATCTTGTTCAAATATAAATCGAGCCGTGGCTATAGTGTCTCATCTCTACCAGGTCAGCCGGTAATTGTTGGGTATTCCAGTGCCTGTGGATAGCGAGAGCGGCTCCTACTGCTGTAGCCTGGGCTACTGAGGCGGCGTACACTTCCATATGAGGGAATGCTGCTGCCAGCAGATGCATATATACCGTATTCCTGCTAAAACCACCGTCCACGAAAATCCGTTTTACCGGCGTGTCTGCCAATACCAGCGATGAAGAAAACTGCTGCTGTTCCATGATATCCATCAGTAAACGGTGGTAAGCAATCTCATAACTGATAAAGTCAGTCAATGGCCTTTCTGCAAAGCGGGAGGACTGCAACAGACCTGTACCATGTACAGGTGTTTGGTGTTGCGGCGCTACCGCGAGCAATTGAGCAAATATAGCAGGGTCGAATACGACTTGCTGGTAGTAATTTACCGGTGTCTGATAATATTCTGCCAGCCTTTTCACCTCCTGCTCATGTTCGTTGCCGGCAAACAGCCTTGCGGCCTTTACAGGACGATTTTCGTAGGTGAGATAACAGAGACAGTCGGCCGCTAATTCGGCGGGCGTCAAGGGGTTATTATTGAACGGATTGAGGGTAATACACCAGGTGCCTGTCGAGATCAGGGCAAATGGCTCAGAAAAGCTGGATAAATAAGGGATCAATGCCGCAGAACTGTCATGCAGTCCGACACCTGCCATATAATTACTTCCTTCAATAGTGGCTGGCAAGACCCTGTTCCCGGGAAATATCGGTGCCAGCTTTTCCGTAAGTCCCTCTTTCAGCACCCACTCATGATAGCGCTGTTGTGAGAAGTCCCACAACATCGTATGACATCCGACACTGGTAATATCCGATAGCGGCTGTCCCGTCACCAGGAAACTGATATACTGTGGCAGGTGCAATGCATACCTGATCTTATCAAACAGCGCAGGCTTTGTCTGTTTGATCCGGTACAGCTGTAATCCGGCATTCAGACTGCCCAATGCGGGTGAAGCTGTATCACTGCATACCTTATCCAATCCACCACTACCGGCACAGAGCGCCTCCTGCATCCCCTGGGGAAATGGTTTCAGGTAATTATAAAGAGGCGCCAGTATATGCCCTTCCTCATCCAGGTAGACCATACTGGCGCCGTAAGTACTGAAATTGATCGCTGTTACCGTATATTCCGGTAAGGAAACCAGTTCACGCAGACTATCCCTTACCCAGTTGGTCAGCAACGTAATATCTTCACACAGATCACCATCTTCGTCTTTTATTTCAGGAAAACAGGTCCCACTCTCCCGGACTATCCGGTAGTGTTCATCTATGAGAAAGGCTTTCTTGTTGGTTTTGCCAATGTCAAGTATTGCAATACATCTCATTGAGAAATTAGGAATTAGGAATTAAGAATTAGGAATTCAGCCGTAGGAACCGGGAACCGGCAAATTAGGAAGCTGACAAGTCAATTGTAAATGCCCTGACCAGAAATCGTAGAAGAAAATTCTATCCTCTTCTCTTATTTGTATGCATAATTCCTAATTCGTAATTCCTAATTCCTAATTGACTAAAGTCCTGTAGCAACGGTCTTCAGCCCTCTTTCTTTAATCAGCTGTTCTCTTATCTTAAACTCACGATAGAACGCAACAGGTTGTAAAACACCTCCTGCCTGCAGACGTGCCTGCGCTACCAGCGGACGAACATCCATGCGGTAAGCAGCCTGTAATATTTCCTGTGCTGCCACCACATCGTTGTTCTGTTGGGCGGTCTGTAATGCTTTTGTATCTACCAGCAGCGCCTGTGCATACGCGATCATGATGGCTTCAACGGATTGTAAAAGGTCTTCCAGCGGATCTTTCACATTATGAGAAGCATCGATCATCCAACCCAGGTCAGTCGCATGGTTCATACCACGGGCATTCATTCCCTCCACCAGTTCATTGAAGATCAGGAAAAGCTGATAAGGGTTGATGCTACCTACAGTCAGGTCGTCATCACCGTATTTGGAATCGTTGAAGTGGAAACCGGCCAGTTTGCCTTCCATCAGCAATAGGGAAACGATCTGCTCAATATTGGCATTCGGCAGATGATGTCCCAGGTCAACCAGCGTATACGCTTTAGGACCCAGCTTATTCGCGAAAAGCAGGGATTGTCCCCAGTCACCGATGGTGGTAGAGTAAAAATTAGGCTCAAATGCCTTGTATTCGATATATAATTTCCAGGCATCCGGTAATGCCGCATAAATCTCCTGTAAACTATCCAGCGTACGTTTGAAGGCGCCTCTGAAATTCAGCTGACCAGGGAAACAGGAACCATCTGCCAGCCAGAGACTGAGCGCGTTGGATCCAAGTTCTACGCCATATCTGATCACTTCAATGTTATGTTCTATGGCCTGTTTGCGGACAGCCTTGTCTACATGATGCAGGGAGCCGAATTTATAGCTATGCGCCTGATCCGCCTGGTCCTGGAAAGTATTGGAATTAACCGCATCAAAACGGATGTCATATTGCGCTGCCAATGCTTTAATGCTGGCTGCATTCTCCGGAATATCCCAGGGGATATGCAGAGAAATAGCCCCGCTGCTTCTGTTCAGTGCGTGTAATATGCCGATATCGGAGATTTTCTCTTCAAGATTACGCGGTTCCCCACCTCCGGAGAAACGGCCAAAACGGGTACCACCTGTACCCAGTGCCCAACTGGGAATCGCTACCTGGAAATCCTGTAATTTCTGAATGAGGTTCTGTATGTCGGGAACATTCGCTGCAACATGCTCAAAATTGCGCTCATGTGCCTGTATATGGAAATCATTAAAAGCAGCGGCCTGGAATTTTTCTATATTCATAACGGGTGGTTTGGGTCATGAGTAAATTAGGAAAAGTTTTTCGTTAGTAGCGGCAAATCTCCTCACATTGGCAACACATGCCGCTCTGGTAGAAACCAGAAGCATGTGTTGTCTCAATGTTAAGGGATGTAACTGAAGAACTTATGACATTATCTTACAAATGCCGCCGCAACACCGCCATCTACGTTGATCACATTGCCGGTTGATTTGCCGAGCAAACCACCGGTAACAGCGAAGCAGGCGCTGGCAATATCTTCAGGAAGGATCACCTGGTTTAACAGGGTACGTTTCGCATAGTAACCCGGCAGTTCTTCCACCGTAATACCATACGCTTTCGCACGACCGGCAGCCCAGTCGCCTTCCCATATTTTACTATCTGCAATAACAGCATCCGGGTTGATCACATTCACGCGTATACCGTCTTTACCCAGTTCTGCTGCATTCAGACGGCTCAGATGTAACTGAGCAGCTTTCGCAGAACCATAGCCTGCATTATTCGGACCACTCATCAATGCATTTTTGCTGACGATATTAATGACGTCTCCGCCAAGATCCTGTTTACGCATTACTTCCACGCCCTGCTGTGTTACCAGGAACTGACCTTTTACCAGTACATCATACAACAGATCCCAGTCTTTCTCCGTATGCGCCTCTAATGGTTTGGAAATCGACAAACCGGCACAATTCACCACCATATCAACGCCGCCGAATGCCAGGCTGGCCACCTCATAAGCCGCATGTATATCTGTCGCCTTTGTGACGTCCAGCACAGCCGTTGTAAAAACATCTGCTCCGTACTGTTTAGTAAATTCTTCTTTTGCAGATTGCAGTCGGCCGGCATCATTATCATTAATGATCACACATGCGCCTTCATCGGCAAATCTCTTTGCAATCGCCTTTCCGATACCACCTGCACTACCGGTAATCAATGCGATACGACCAGACAATGCCTTCGGCTTTGGCATACGCTGTAACTTCGCCTCTTCCAGCAACCAGTATTCAATATCAAAAGCCTCCTGTCTGGGCAAAGCGGTATATTCAGAGATCGCCTCTGCGCCCTTCATGACGTTAATTGCATTGGTATAAAACTCCGCTGCCACCCTGGCTGTCTGTTTGTCTTTTGAGAAAGTAAACATACCAATGCCCGGATAAAGGATCACTACAGGGTTAGGATCACGTAAAGCCGGACTGTTCGGATGACGACAGGTGCTGTAATAGTCGGTATACATCGCCCTGTAGGCGGCAAACAACGGTTCCAGCTGTTGCTTGACTGCCGCTACGTCTTCCAGCGAAGCCTGAGGATCTAATGGCAATACCAGCGGACTAATCTTCGTACGCAGGAAGTGATCCGGACAGCTGGTACCCAGTGGAGCCAATCTGTCGAGGTCTTTTGAATTGATAAATTCCAGTACGCGCGGATCATCCGTGAAATGTCCTACCATGCGTGTATGACCAGAGCAGAGTCCACGTAATACCGGCGCCAGTGCAGCTGCCTGTTTCTTACGCACTTCCGCATCCGGAGCACTAATACGCGCACCGCCAAATACGGGTCCTTTTTTGCCATAATGTTCTTCCAGGTAAGCAGCACAACGCTCAATCACTTCCAGGGTATTGATATAGCTTTCGTATGCGGTATCTCCCCAGGTAAACAGACCATGTGAACCCAGCATAATACCTCTGATACCTGGATTATCCTGCAGGCATTGCCTCAGTTGCAGACCAAGATCAAAACCCGGACGCTGCCAGGGTACCCAACCAATTGTACCACCAAATAACTCTTGCGTGATACGTTTACCATCCTTCGCTGCAGCAATCGCGATAGCAGCATCAGGATGCAGGTGATCTATATGTTTGAACGGCAGAAAACCGTGTAATGGCGTATCAATAGAAGGTGCTTTTGAGCTCAGGTCAAAGATGCAGTGATTGAACAGTTCCACCATCTCATCTTCATGCTCTATTCCCCTGTAGATGTTTTCGAGGCTATGCAGTCTGTCGACATATAAAGCAGCCAGGCCACTGCGTTTCAGTGTTCCGAGGTCTCCGCCGGAACCTTTTACCCACATGACTTCCGTTTGTTTACCAGTAAGCGGATCTCTGGCCATTACCTTACAGGAAGTATTACCGCCACCATAGTTCGTCAGCCTTAAATCGGCTCCCAGCAGGTTAGAACGGTAAATCAGCAGTGCTACTTCATCCCCCGCCAATGCTGCGGCCTTCTGTTCATCCCAGAGATAGCTTACGTGTTTGAAATTTGTTAAGGAAGAAACCGACATATATTCTTGTTTAAATGAATTACAATGATTCTCTTGCTGTATCAGATAGAGTTACCATATCCGACCAGCATCACAGACAAAAAGATGGTCAATACACCTAGCAGTATTGTCCCAAATGTTTTACGGCTTACGCCTTTCCACTCCTTCAGGGTTATGCCCCAGAGGCTGGATATCATGATAATGAACGCCATATGTAAGATCCAGGAACTGGCGCCATTCCCCAGTTTACTTTCACCCATACCATAGAAGAAGAACTGGAAAAACCAGGTGGTACCTGCCAGGGCGGCAAAGAAGTAGTTGCCCGCCAGCGGAGTGTCTTTATTTACATAATCGCCGAAAGTCCTGTTTCGTACATTGAGGATCATACACCAGAACAGATTAGTCGTCAATCCCCCCCACAGCAATACCACAAAAATGACGTTGTTCTGAAACAGCGGATTACTACCCTGCTCTATAGCAATAGCCGCCAT contains the following coding sequences:
- a CDS encoding (Fe-S)-binding protein codes for the protein MKVGLFIPCYIDQFYPQVGIATLSLLEKLGCEVVYPQGQTCCGQPMANSGFEHLTSGCNTLFVDHFQDFDYIVGPSGSCVLHIKDHLHVPEREDQATHIRQRIYELAEFLTDVLKVERLQARFPHKVGIHQSCHGQRGLGLSQMSELVAEPFSKPQQLLQMVEGLELVELKRKDECCGFGGTFCVFEEAVSVKMGKDRITDHVNNGAEYITGNDVSCLMHLEGILRRQQSNVKVLHMAEILNASID
- a CDS encoding FGGY-family carbohydrate kinase: MRCIAILDIGKTNKKAFLIDEHYRIVRESGTCFPEIKDEDGDLCEDITLLTNWVRDSLRELVSLPEYTVTAINFSTYGASMVYLDEEGHILAPLYNYLKPFPQGMQEALCAGSGGLDKVCSDTASPALGSLNAGLQLYRIKQTKPALFDKIRYALHLPQYISFLVTGQPLSDITSVGCHTMLWDFSQQRYHEWVLKEGLTEKLAPIFPGNRVLPATIEGSNYMAGVGLHDSSAALIPYLSSFSEPFALISTGTWCITLNPFNNNPLTPAELAADCLCYLTYENRPVKAARLFAGNEHEQEVKRLAEYYQTPVNYYQQVVFDPAIFAQLLAVAPQHQTPVHGTGLLQSSRFAERPLTDFISYEIAYHRLLMDIMEQQQFSSSLVLADTPVKRIFVDGGFSRNTVYMHLLAAAFPHMEVYAASVAQATAVGAALAIHRHWNTQQLPADLVEMRHYSHGSIYI
- a CDS encoding TIM barrel protein encodes the protein MNIEKFQAAAFNDFHIQAHERNFEHVAANVPDIQNLIQKLQDFQVAIPSWALGTGGTRFGRFSGGGEPRNLEEKISDIGILHALNRSSGAISLHIPWDIPENAASIKALAAQYDIRFDAVNSNTFQDQADQAHSYKFGSLHHVDKAVRKQAIEHNIEVIRYGVELGSNALSLWLADGSCFPGQLNFRGAFKRTLDSLQEIYAALPDAWKLYIEYKAFEPNFYSTTIGDWGQSLLFANKLGPKAYTLVDLGHHLPNANIEQIVSLLLMEGKLAGFHFNDSKYGDDDLTVGSINPYQLFLIFNELVEGMNARGMNHATDLGWMIDASHNVKDPLEDLLQSVEAIMIAYAQALLVDTKALQTAQQNNDVVAAQEILQAAYRMDVRPLVAQARLQAGGVLQPVAFYREFKIREQLIKERGLKTVATGL
- a CDS encoding bifunctional rhamnulose-1-phosphate aldolase/short-chain dehydrogenase, producing MSVSSLTNFKHVSYLWDEQKAAALAGDEVALLIYRSNLLGADLRLTNYGGGNTSCKVMARDPLTGKQTEVMWVKGSGGDLGTLKRSGLAALYVDRLHSLENIYRGIEHEDEMVELFNHCIFDLSSKAPSIDTPLHGFLPFKHIDHLHPDAAIAIAAAKDGKRITQELFGGTIGWVPWQRPGFDLGLQLRQCLQDNPGIRGIMLGSHGLFTWGDTAYESYINTLEVIERCAAYLEEHYGKKGPVFGGARISAPDAEVRKKQAAALAPVLRGLCSGHTRMVGHFTDDPRVLEFINSKDLDRLAPLGTSCPDHFLRTKISPLVLPLDPQASLEDVAAVKQQLEPLFAAYRAMYTDYYSTCRHPNSPALRDPNPVVILYPGIGMFTFSKDKQTARVAAEFYTNAINVMKGAEAISEYTALPRQEAFDIEYWLLEEAKLQRMPKPKALSGRIALITGSAGGIGKAIAKRFADEGACVIINDNDAGRLQSAKEEFTKQYGADVFTTAVLDVTKATDIHAAYEVASLAFGGVDMVVNCAGLSISKPLEAHTEKDWDLLYDVLVKGQFLVTQQGVEVMRKQDLGGDVINIVSKNALMSGPNNAGYGSAKAAQLHLSRLNAAELGKDGIRVNVINPDAVIADSKIWEGDWAAGRAKAYGITVEELPGYYAKRTLLNQVILPEDIASACFAVTGGLLGKSTGNVINVDGGVAAAFVR